The DNA region CTTTTAAATCAGAAGTTAAAGCTAAAAAAGTTAAAGGCGAATTAGACTTAGAGCGCTCTAATTTAGAATTAGGATTTATACGAGCATTCAAGCAATATTCTAGTATTGAGTTAGCTAGTATGATTTCAAAAATAGACGATTTAAGATTTAAAATTGACTCTTTGAATAAACAATGTAACAAAAAAAATGCAAAAGCTGTTAATGAAAATATTAATTCTTTAAAAAGTGAGCTTAATGAACTTATAAAGGAGTGTTCAATAAGAAAAATGGAGCTTTACTATGAATGTATGAAAAGACTTGCTGCTGCTCATGAAGTGGATAATAAA from Borreliella afzelii includes:
- a CDS encoding DUF603 domain-containing protein codes for the protein MKKVKRSFDDYVAYFREGSLSDKEIAARLGVSRVNVWRIRQKWESGEISVNEDSTVTISEDTFEHLVAQTFKSEVKAKKVKGELDLERSNLELGFIRAFKQYSSIELASMISKIDDLRFKIDSLNKQCNKKNAKAVNENINSLKSELNELIKECSIRKMELYYECMKRLAAAHEVDNKSNYKSSKGYK